CCGCGTCGCTCATTGCGTCGCTCGCCGCTTCGTTTGCTGCGCTGTTTTCTGCGTCGTGGCCGGTCATACCTGCAAATATGGCGAAACGGCCGTGTCGAGCGGGGGAATCCCCGGCATGGGAATGCCCAGTATTCCGAGCAATGAGCGGGCGATGGCCTGGGCGGCATCGGGACGCGCGCGGTCCAGCATCGCCGTACGCATGTGCTCGAGACGCGCCGGATCGGTCATCAGCGCGCGCACCTCGCTGTCGAGACGCGCCACCGAGAGTTCGCGTTGCGGAATGTGCAGCGCACCGCCCGATTGTGCGGTCGCGCGGGCGTTGTACGTCTGATGATCCTGCGCCGCGGTGGGCAATGGTACCAGCAACGCAGGAATACCCCAGGCACAGAGCTCGGCGATGGACATCGCCCCGGCGCGGGCCACCGCCACATCGGCCACCGCATAGGCCTCGGTGATGGGCGAGAGATAGGGGCGCACCCGCACCCGCGCGCTCTCCCGATCAAGCCACGCGGCGGCCTGCTGCCGGCCCGTGGACCAGACGAGACACACCCGCTCCGGCAGCCCCAGGTCGATCCATGCGGCGATGATCTCGTTGATCGCGCGCGCCCCCTGACTGCCCCCCATCACCAGAACGACAAACGCATCCTCCGGCAGCGCCCAGCGCGCACGGGCCTCGGCGCGCGTCGGACGAAT
The nucleotide sequence above comes from Gemmatimonas aurantiaca. Encoded proteins:
- a CDS encoding UDP-N-acetylglucosamine--N-acetylmuramyl-(pentapeptide) pyrophosphoryl-undecaprenol N-acetylglucosamine transferase, yielding MTASESTRIYFAGGGTGGHLYPGLAIARAVVRLAPQVVPHFIGAQRGIEREILPGTEFAHTLLDLHPLYRRTPWNNWRTLVGAVSAWRAISALSRSEPPRAVVGTGGYAAGVALAWARAHGIPTMLHEPDSHPGLTTRAFAHGARAIYLGFPEARQRLSPGTRTEVLPLGCPIEPPPAIRPTRAEARARWALPEDAFVVLVMGGSQGARAINEIIAAWIDLGLPERVCLVWSTGRQQAAAWLDRESARVRVRPYLSPITEAYAVADVAVARAGAMSIAELCAWGIPALLVPLPTAAQDHQTYNARATAQSGGALHIPQRELSVARLDSEVRALMTDPARLEHMRTAMLDRARPDAAQAIARSLLGILGIPMPGIPPLDTAVSPYLQV